The genomic region CCTCCGCCGCCGAGGCGTCCGCCGCACCAGCGGCCTCGGCCCGCTTCTCCGTCGCCGCGACGGCTGGCGGCTACCGCGTCACCCTTCACCTGGACTCGGCCCTCGAGGCGCGCGACGCGCTGCCCGAGGTCGCGGTCGACGGCACCGTCATCGGCACGGCGAGCGTCTCGGCCGACGGCAGGACCGTCAGCGCGGTCACGTCCGACGCGAGCGTCGCGTCGGCCTCCTCCGCCGAGGTGGCCTACGACGGCGTCGTGCCGTCCGCAGCGGGCGCCCGCGCCAAGATGCGTACGGTGGCCCCGGCCGCTCCGGCACCGCTGACCAGCGCCGCGGTCCTCGCCGACGACCCCGCGACCCCCGGCCCCTACGTGGTCTCCCGCGCCGACTACGACTTCGGCGACACCGCCACCACGCTGCCCGGGCTGGGGGGCCGCTACAACGAGCTCCGCGGTGCGGTCTACCTGCCGACAGGTGCGACCGGCAAGAGGCCTGTCGTGATCTTCCTGCACGGCCGGCACTCCGCCTGCTACAACCCCACGACCCTCAAGTCGGACAACAGCATCTGGCCGTGCGCGCCGGGCTTCCAGCCCATCAACAGCTACCTCGGCTACACCGAGCAGGCCAACGCCCTCGCGAGCCACGGCTACGTCGTGGTCTCCATCAGCGCCGACGGCATCAACGCGCAGGATGCGCCCTACACAGACGACGCCGGCACCGCGGCACGCGGCCAGCTCGTGCTGCAGACGCTCGACCTGCTGGACCGCTGGAACGACGGCAAGGGCGACAAGAAGCAGCGGGCCGCCCTGACCGGCCGGCTCGACCTCACCACTGTGGGCCTCATGGGCCACTCGCGCGGCGGTGAGGGCGTGGTCGAGGCCGCGCTGCAGAACGCGGCGCTGCACCACCCCTACGGCATCAAGGCGGTGTTCCCGCTGGCGCCGATCGACTTCGCCCGCGAGACGCTGCCCGACGTGCCGATGGCGGTGATGCTGCCCTACTGCGACGGCGACGTCTCGAACCAGCAGGGCCAGCACTACTACGACGACTCCCGCTACGCGCACGCCGACGACGTGCTCCGCAGCTCGCTCATGGTCATGGGCGCCGACCACAACTTCTTCAACACCGAGTGGACTCCTGGCGTCTCCACCGCACCGTCCAACGACGACTGGAGCGCGGCTGACGACTCGGTGTGCGGCACCGCGTCCCCGACGAGCCAGCGGCTCGCACCGGCTGCGCAGCGGGCGGTGGGCACTGCGTACATCGACGGGTTCTTCCGCATGGTCCTCGGTGGCGAGAAGCAGTTCCTGCCGCTGTTCGACGGCAGTGGCAGCACCGTCCGCTCGACCGGCAGCGCCGCGGTCTACACCGAGGCGCAGCAGCCCGGTTCGCAGCGGCTGGACGTCGCGCCGCTCGAGGCGGCGGCCAGCAACGTCAAGGTGAGCGGCTTCGCCACCGGCGCGTACTGCGCCAGCTCGTCGGTCCGGGTGACGCAGGGCTCGGGCACTACGCCCTGCTTCACGCTGCCGCAGACCTCGCGCTCGCCGCACTTCACGCCGGCGTCCTACGCGGGCTGGGTGCCGATCTCGCCCGTGCTGAAGACCGTGTGGACCGACGCCAGCGTCCCGGCCTCGGTCCGCGCGACGCTGCCCGCCGGCTCCTTCGACGTGTCGCGGTTCTCGGCGCTCACCTTCCGCGCCGCGCTCGAGGAGAACCAGACAGGGCCGGCCGACATGGACGTCACGGTCGTCGACGGCAGGGGGACGACGCAGTCGGTCAGCGTCTCGTCGGTCAGCCCGGCGCTGACGCCCTTCCCGGCGTCGACGAACACGCCGAACGGCTTGGCGCTGCTGCCGAAGACCTGGATGCGTACGGTGCGCATCCCGCTCTCGTCGCTGACGTCGCTGGACCTGCACGACGTCCGGGAAGTACGCCTGACGCCCCGCAGCGCGACGGGGGGCGCCTACCTGTCCGATCTCGCGTTCGACACGCCGGGTGTCGGAGCTGGTGGGCCGTCGACGCTGCCGCAGCTGAGCATCGCCGACGCCAGCGTGGACGAGGGCAACGCCCCCGGATACGCGGCGATGACGATCTCGCTGTCGGACAAGCTCAAGGCGCCGGCCAGCGCGTGGCTGTCAGTGGTCACGGGCACGACGCAGCTCGAGGCGCAGGCCATCCCGGTCCAGTTCCCGGTGGGCGCCCGGTCCGTGACGGTCCAGGTGCCGCTGCTGGGGAACACCACGCCCGAGGCGACACCGGTCAGCGTCAACAAGATCGGCGTCTCGGCGCCCAAGGGCGTCCTGCTCGACGACGAGTTCGCCGCCCTGACGATCCGGGACGACGACGCAGTGGTCGCGCCGTAGCCCGCTGGCCCGCCGCCCCGCACTCGCGGGGCGGTGGGCTCAGGGCGTGCGGGCGCGGAGCACCAGGTCCATCGTCTCGGCGAGGGCGACGCTGTCGGCCAGGGAGTGGACGGGGGAGTCGGTGCGGCCCTCGGCGACGTAGGCCGCCAGGGCCGCGGCCTGCCACGCCAGGCCGTCGCGGCCGGACAGCCCGGACTCGTCGCGCCACTCGTGCCGGCCGCTCGGGCCGGAGACGCAGAAGCCGCTGGGGAAGACGACGTGGTCCGTGACCACCGCGGTGCCCTCGGTGCCGATGATCTCGGCGTGGCCGGACGTGTCGTTCCACAGCGTCGTGGCCACGGACGCCAGCCGGCCGTCTGCGGCCGCCAGCGCGACGACCGCGGAGGTGTCCACCCCGTCGACCGCCTGCACCGACGCGGAGACGTGCACCGGGCGCCCGACCGCGAACTGGGCGAACCACAGCCCGTAGACACCCATGTCGAGCGTGACCCCGCCGCCCTGCTCCGGCGGGTCCCAGAGGCGCCCGTCGTGCGCCCGCCAGCCGACGGTCACCGACGCGACGCGCGGGTCGCCGACCGCACCCGCGGCGAGCTGGCGCGCGAGCTCGACGTAGGTCGGCACGTACCTCGTCCACAGTGCTTCCATCACCAGCACGCCCGCGCTGCGTGCCGCGTCGGCGAGCCGGCGGGCGTCCGCCGCGCTGGTCGCGAGCGGCTTCTCCACGAGCACGTGCTTGCCGGCGGCGACCGCCCGCAGGGCGATGTCGACGTGCGTCGCGTTGACCGAGGCGACGTAGACGACGTCGACGTCGCTGTCGACCAGGGCGTCGTAGGAGTCGTACGTCGCCGGCACGTCGAAGCGGGCGCCGAACTCCTGCGCCCGCGCCGCGGACCGCGAGGCGACGGCGGCGACCTGCTGGTCGGTGTGGCGCTGCACGGTGCTCACGAAGTCGGCGGCGATGCCGCCGGGGCCTGCGACGCCCCAGCGCAGGGCAGGGGCGTCGCGCAGGCCGATGTCAGGCACGCACGGCTGTGCAGTCATGACGGCGGCCGTCAGTCGTTGGCGTGGAGCGCCGCGTTGAGGCCGCCCCAGTCGCCGGTGCGCGGCACGGCCTCGACCACCCCCGTCAGCGAGTTGCGGCGGAACAGCAGGCCCGGCACGCCGGAGAGCTCGCGCGCCTTGACCGTGCGGCCCTCGTCGAGGGCGACCTTCGTGCCGGCGGTGACGTAGAGGCCGGCCTCCACGACCGAGCCGTCGCCCAGCGAGATGCCCGTGCCGGAGTTGGCGCCGAGCAGCGCCCCCTGGCCGATGACGACGCGCTCGGTCCCGCCGCCCGACAGGGTGCCCATGATCGAGGCGCCGCCCCCGACGTCGGAGCCGTCGCCGACGACCACGCCCTGGCTGATGCGGCCCTCGACCATCGACGCGCCGAGCGTGCCCGCGTTGTAGTTGACGAAGCCCTCGTGCATCACGGTGGTGCCCGACGCGAGGTGCGCACCGAGGCGCACGCGGCTCGCGTCGGCGATGCGGACCCCCGACGGCACGACGTAGTCGGTCATCGCCGGGAACTTGTCGACGCCGAGCACCCGCACCGGGCGGCCGGCGGCGCGCAGACGCAGCCGGGTGTGCTCGAACCCCTCGACCGCGCAGGGCCCCTGGTCGGTCCACACGACGTTGGGCAGGTGGCCGAAGATGCCGTCGAGGTTGACGCCGTTGGGCTGCACGAGCCGGTGCGAGAGCAGGTGCAGCCGCAGGTAGACGTCGCTGGTGCCGGCCGGCGGCTCGGTCACGTCGACCGCGACCTGCACCACGGACGTACGCGTCGCGCGCTCATCGTCGGTGCCGACCAGCCGCTCGAGCAGCTCGCGCGTCGCGTCGTCGCCGCCGGGCTCGCCCGCGGCGGGCGCGGGGAACCAGGTGTCGAGGACGGCGCCGTCGGTCGTCGTGGTCGCGAGGCCCCAGCCCCAGAAGCGCGTCGTGCTGCTCGTGCGATCGGTCACGGCGGATACGGTACCGGCGTGGCTGCGCTCGACCTCTCCCGCGACGTCGTCGCGCTCACCGCGCAGGTCTGCGACGTGGCGTCGGTGAGCGGCGACGAGCGCGCGCTCGCCGACCTCGTCGAGGACGCACTGCGTACGCTGCCGCACCTGCGCGTCGACCGTGACGGCGACGCCGTGGTCGCGCGGACCTCGCTGGACCGCGCCGACCGGGTCGTGCTCGCCGGGCACCTCGACACGGTGCCGCTGGTCGGAGGCTCGCTGCCGACGCGGCTCGAGGACGGCGTGCTCCACGGGCGCGGCACCGTCGACATGAAGGGCGGCGTCGCCGTCGCGCTGAAGCTCGCGGCCCAGCTGGAGAGGCCGTCGCGCGACGTCACCTACGTCTTCTACGACCACGAGGAGGTGGCCGCGTCGCTCAACGGGCTCGGCCGCGTCGCGCGCACCCACCCCGAGTGGCTGGCGGGTGACTTCGCCATCCTGATGGAGCCGAGCGACGGGGTGGTCGAAGGCGGCTGCAACGGGACGCTGCGCGCCGAGGTGCGCACCACCGGCGTGACCGCGCACTCCGCCCGGGCGTGGATGGGTCACAACGCGATCCACGACGCCGCGGTGGTGCTCGAGCGGCTGCGCGGCTACGAGCCGCAGACTGTCGAGGTGGACGGGCTGGCCTACCGCGAGAGCCTCAACGCCGTGCAGGTCGCGGGGGGCATCGCGGGCAACGTCATCCCCGACCTGTGCGTCGTGACGGTCAACTACCGCTTCGCGCCGGCGAAGTCCGAGGACGACGCCGCCGCCCACGTGCGCCAGCTCTTCGACGGCTTCGACGTGACCATCACCGACTCCGCACCCGGGGCCCGCCCGGGTCTCGACCACCCTGCTGCTGCGGCGTTCGTGGCGGCCGTAGGTGGAGAGCCGAAGCCGAAGTACGGGTGGACCGACGTGGCACGCTTCGCCGGCCTGGGCGTGCCCGCGGTCAACTTCGGCCCGGGAGACCCGCTGCTGGCGCACAAGGACGACGAGCGCGTGCCCGTGGAGCAGCTCACCGCGTGCGAGGCCTCGTTGCTGGCGTGGCTCCAGGGCTAGCGGTCCCGGTCGAGCGGAAGCGTTAACAGCAGCGTCATCCTCCCCGTTGCTGCCGGCAACAACGAGGCGCCAGCATTCCGGCGTCCCCGACCCGGAGCCTCCCGGGTCGCGCCTGCCGACGGGAGCGTCCTCCTTGCCCCACCCATCGATGACCGGTAGCACGAGCACCTCGAGGCGGAACCGGCGTCGCCGCGTGACCGCTGTCGTCGGCGCCGTCGCCACCATCGGTCTCACGCTCACCGCTGTCGCACCTGCGCACGCGACCACCGCCGTCACCGATACCGCCGGGACCACCTGGGACGTCAACGACGCGGTCGCCGGCGGCGTGGACGACGGCTCGATCGCGACCGGTGGTGCGCCGTTCCAGAACGGCACCGGCACCAACCCGTTCGACGGCTTCGGCGCTCTGCGCGCGACCGTCGCGTCGCGCGGCACCACGGCAGGCGGCGCGCACATCGTGCGGGGCTTCGGGCTCACCTCCGACGGCGTCGACCGCTGGCGCACGACCTCCCCGGTCGACGTCGGCGGCGTCCGCTTCACCCGCTCGGTCCTGGTCTCCAGGACGGGGCACTGGGTCCGCTACGTCGACAGCGTCACGAACACGGCGAACGTCACCAAGCGGGTGGCGCTGGGCTTCGGCGGCGGCCTCGGCTACAGCACGACCGCCTTCCCCGCCAGCCTGATGACGCAGGGCAAGGCGCACGCGCCCAGCTCGACGTACGTCGCCATGACGAGCACCGGGGACAGCGCCCTGACACCTGCTGACAGCTGGGCGGTGTTCGCGCACAGCAGCGACGGGACCGCAGCAGAGCCCTCGACGCACGGTCCGTCGGGCGTGCTCATGGGGTCGGGGGCGGCGCGCTTCACCGACGTGGAGTACGCCAGGACCGCTTTCGTCACGCCCTACCAGTCGGCGGGCAGCGCGAAGGGCGCCGACTTCCTCGGCGTCGACTACGACGTACCCCTCGCAGCGGGACGGACCGCCACCCTCGTGCACTTCGTGGCGGCGGGCAGCGCGGAGACCGCCGCGACGACAGGCCAGCAGACAGCCATGGTGCAGGGGACGCTGCAGGCCCTCGCCGCCGCACCGCCGCTGGCGGACCTCAGCGCTGCGCAGCTCTGCACGCTGCGCAACATGGACCCGACCCGGGTCGCCGGCTACGACGGTGCCGCGTGCGCCGCCCAGCGGCCGCTCGGGCCCACGCCGCAGCCGGCGCGGCTGCGGCTCACCTCCAGCTCGCCCTACCCCGTGGCTGAGAAGACCGTCGCGCAGATGGTCGCAGACATGGCGGCGGGGCGCACCACCTCGGTGGAGATCACGCAGGCCTACATCGACCGCATCGCCGCCTTCGACGTGGCGAGCACGGGCCTGAACTCCTACCTCTACCTCGACGTCGCCGGCGCACTCGCCCAGGCACGCAAGGCGGACGCCGCGCGGGCCTCGGGCTCGACGGGTGCGCTGCTCGGCATACCGGTGGCGCTCAAGGACCTCTACGACACCAAGGACATGCCGACGACAGGCGGGTCGCTCGCCCTGGCCGGCAGCCGTCCGACGACGGACGCGACTGCCACGGCTCGGCTGCGGGCAGCAGGTGCGGTCATCCTGGGCAAGCTGAACCTGTCCGAGTTCGCCTGGAGCGGCAACTACAGCGTGAGCGGCGTGGGTGGCTCCACCGTCAACCCCTACGACACCGACCGGTCGGCGGCCGGCTCCAGCGGCGGCAGCGGCGCCTCGACAGCGGCGAGCCTCAACGCCTTCAGCATGGGCACGGACAGCTGCGGGTCCCTCCAGGGCGTCAGCGGCGTCACGGGGCTCTCGACCATCCGAGCCACCCGAGGCCTGACCAGCCTTGCCGGCGTCTTCCCGCTCGAAGGCTTCCAGGACAGTGCGGGCCCGATGGCTCGGACCGTGAGTGACC from Motilibacter peucedani harbors:
- a CDS encoding alpha/beta hydrolase family protein yields the protein MTWTAPVRRRAVVGALSAGLMVASATAALNLPASAAEASAAPAASARFSVAATAGGYRVTLHLDSALEARDALPEVAVDGTVIGTASVSADGRTVSAVTSDASVASASSAEVAYDGVVPSAAGARAKMRTVAPAAPAPLTSAAVLADDPATPGPYVVSRADYDFGDTATTLPGLGGRYNELRGAVYLPTGATGKRPVVIFLHGRHSACYNPTTLKSDNSIWPCAPGFQPINSYLGYTEQANALASHGYVVVSISADGINAQDAPYTDDAGTAARGQLVLQTLDLLDRWNDGKGDKKQRAALTGRLDLTTVGLMGHSRGGEGVVEAALQNAALHHPYGIKAVFPLAPIDFARETLPDVPMAVMLPYCDGDVSNQQGQHYYDDSRYAHADDVLRSSLMVMGADHNFFNTEWTPGVSTAPSNDDWSAADDSVCGTASPTSQRLAPAAQRAVGTAYIDGFFRMVLGGEKQFLPLFDGSGSTVRSTGSAAVYTEAQQPGSQRLDVAPLEAAASNVKVSGFATGAYCASSSVRVTQGSGTTPCFTLPQTSRSPHFTPASYAGWVPISPVLKTVWTDASVPASVRATLPAGSFDVSRFSALTFRAALEENQTGPADMDVTVVDGRGTTQSVSVSSVSPALTPFPASTNTPNGLALLPKTWMRTVRIPLSSLTSLDLHDVREVRLTPRSATGGAYLSDLAFDTPGVGAGGPSTLPQLSIADASVDEGNAPGYAAMTISLSDKLKAPASAWLSVVTGTTQLEAQAIPVQFPVGARSVTVQVPLLGNTTPEATPVSVNKIGVSAPKGVLLDDEFAALTIRDDDAVVAP
- a CDS encoding Gfo/Idh/MocA family protein; amino-acid sequence: MTAQPCVPDIGLRDAPALRWGVAGPGGIAADFVSTVQRHTDQQVAAVASRSAARAQEFGARFDVPATYDSYDALVDSDVDVVYVASVNATHVDIALRAVAAGKHVLVEKPLATSAADARRLADAARSAGVLVMEALWTRYVPTYVELARQLAAGAVGDPRVASVTVGWRAHDGRLWDPPEQGGGVTLDMGVYGLWFAQFAVGRPVHVSASVQAVDGVDTSAVVALAAADGRLASVATTLWNDTSGHAEIIGTEGTAVVTDHVVFPSGFCVSGPSGRHEWRDESGLSGRDGLAWQAAALAAYVAEGRTDSPVHSLADSVALAETMDLVLRARTP
- the dapD gene encoding 2,3,4,5-tetrahydropyridine-2,6-dicarboxylate N-succinyltransferase, with product MTDRTSSTTRFWGWGLATTTTDGAVLDTWFPAPAAGEPGGDDATRELLERLVGTDDERATRTSVVQVAVDVTEPPAGTSDVYLRLHLLSHRLVQPNGVNLDGIFGHLPNVVWTDQGPCAVEGFEHTRLRLRAAGRPVRVLGVDKFPAMTDYVVPSGVRIADASRVRLGAHLASGTTVMHEGFVNYNAGTLGASMVEGRISQGVVVGDGSDVGGGASIMGTLSGGGTERVVIGQGALLGANSGTGISLGDGSVVEAGLYVTAGTKVALDEGRTVKARELSGVPGLLFRRNSLTGVVEAVPRTGDWGGLNAALHAND
- the dapE gene encoding succinyl-diaminopimelate desuccinylase, yielding MAALDLSRDVVALTAQVCDVASVSGDERALADLVEDALRTLPHLRVDRDGDAVVARTSLDRADRVVLAGHLDTVPLVGGSLPTRLEDGVLHGRGTVDMKGGVAVALKLAAQLERPSRDVTYVFYDHEEVAASLNGLGRVARTHPEWLAGDFAILMEPSDGVVEGGCNGTLRAEVRTTGVTAHSARAWMGHNAIHDAAVVLERLRGYEPQTVEVDGLAYRESLNAVQVAGGIAGNVIPDLCVVTVNYRFAPAKSEDDAAAHVRQLFDGFDVTITDSAPGARPGLDHPAAAAFVAAVGGEPKPKYGWTDVARFAGLGVPAVNFGPGDPLLAHKDDERVPVEQLTACEASLLAWLQG
- a CDS encoding amidase family protein, encoding MTAVVGAVATIGLTLTAVAPAHATTAVTDTAGTTWDVNDAVAGGVDDGSIATGGAPFQNGTGTNPFDGFGALRATVASRGTTAGGAHIVRGFGLTSDGVDRWRTTSPVDVGGVRFTRSVLVSRTGHWVRYVDSVTNTANVTKRVALGFGGGLGYSTTAFPASLMTQGKAHAPSSTYVAMTSTGDSALTPADSWAVFAHSSDGTAAEPSTHGPSGVLMGSGAARFTDVEYARTAFVTPYQSAGSAKGADFLGVDYDVPLAAGRTATLVHFVAAGSAETAATTGQQTAMVQGTLQALAAAPPLADLSAAQLCTLRNMDPTRVAGYDGAACAAQRPLGPTPQPARLRLTSSSPYPVAEKTVAQMVADMAAGRTTSVEITQAYIDRIAAFDVASTGLNSYLYLDVAGALAQARKADAARASGSTGALLGIPVALKDLYDTKDMPTTGGSLALAGSRPTTDATATARLRAAGAVILGKLNLSEFAWSGNYSVSGVGGSTVNPYDTDRSAAGSSGGSGASTAASLNAFSMGTDSCGSLQGVSGVTGLSTIRATRGLTSLAGVFPLEGFQDSAGPMARTVSDLATALTVLAGPDPEDPLTRTAAAHIPAGGFGSSLSSTALKGKRLGYLDYFPGEYAESTVQQHFSGVLRQLGRSGSTVVDVTDLFNAATSKASAAYDASGVWSSSHYHYDIDTFLRANKGFTKGSVAAIAASHHAIPFLQGPLEAAAKAKLPTKADLAKTARAKAALATAISRFMTKNHLDALVYPTNADDAPLANGDRGFNQNCQISANSGLPGVTVATGLDSHGLPVGLEFLGKAWSDGRLLDMAYSYEQGAKGTAVGRKAPAGYGNLAYRRVS